CGGACCGGCCTCATTCGACGAGGGCGGGGAGCTCCATGAAGAAGGTGCTCCCTTTCCCCGGCTCGCTCTCGACGCCCGTGCGGCCCCCGTGGGCGAGGACGACGCGCCTGACGATGGAGAGCCCGAGGCCGCTCCCCTTGATCCTGTTCGGCTTGTCCCCGCCTCCCGGAACCCGGAAGAACTCCTGGAAGAGCCGGCCCTGTTCCTCGGGCGCGATCCCGGGGCCGTTGTCGCTCACCTCGACGCGCACCATCGGCGGCCTCGAGAGGACGCGCACGGCGATCCGCCCGCCGCTGGGCGTGTACTTGATCGCGTTCGTCACGTAGTTGACGAGCGCCTCCTGGAGGAGCCGATCGTGGCCGACCACGGGCGGGACTCTCTCGGGGACCTCCAGGAGGAGCGTGTGTCCGCGCTCCGCGGCGACGTCCTCGTACTCGTCGACGAGACGGCCCGCCACCGCGCCGAGGTCGACGCGGGAAAACTGCGTCTGGATGATGTCGGTCTCGAGCGACGCGAGCGTCTGGATGCCCCTCATGAAGTCGGAGAGGTCCCCGAGGCGTTTCAGGCTCCGGTCCAGCCAGTCCCGCTGCTTCTCGGTCGTCGCTCCCGCGAGGCCGCCTCGCATGTTGTCGAGGAGCATCGTGACCGCGCCGAGCGGAGCCCTCAGGTTGTGGGCCGCGATGTTGAGGAAGTCCTTCCTCTGCTGGGACAGGCGGACGAGCTCGCCGTTGGCGAGGCGCATCCGCTGCTCGAGGTTCTGCAGCGAGCGCGTGATCGCAAGGAGCAGGAACGCGCTCATGGCGAAGAGCGACCCGTTGACGACGAGGATCGTGAATGCGTATCGCGCGTCCAGGGGCCCGTCTCCCGCGACCGCGCCGACCGGGATGGTCGGGGTGGCCAGCCCCGTCCACTCGACGGCGACGAGGCCGACGAGAAGCGCGTAGGCGAGGGCCGTCAGCGCGAGGGCGGCCCTCCGGGGGAGAAGCGTGCAGCTCACCATGACGTGGAGAACGTAGAAGGAGGTGAATGGCGAACGGGCGCCCCCGACGAACCAGATGGCAATCGTGAGGGCGATGAAGTCCAGGACCACCGCGGCGTAGGTGAGGAAGAGGAGGACCGTCAGGCTCTCCGCGGGCGCGTCCGGGTCCCGGTACCTCCGGAAGAAGAACCAGGCCACGACGTTGTAGAGAGTGATGAACGCCGCCAGGATCGTGAGCTGCCTCACGTCGATCGCGTTCATGCCGAGGACGTGGCGGCCGAACACGGCCGCTGCGACGATGGCCAGGACGACGGCCGTCCGGACCCGCGTGTAGATGTAGAAGCTGCGGCCGATCAGCTGCCCGTGATCCGGAGGGACTGCCGCCCCGTCGTCGCCCCCGGGGCTCTCCGGGAGTCGAGCAGGCAGGAGCCGCATGGCGTTGGGAAGAGTATCAACGTGGGGGAGCGATTGGAATGCTCGCAGGAGGGCCGTACGGCGATGTTCCGCCGGCGGTGGCGGCGCGCGAGGGAACGCGGCGCGGGCGGCGGCGAGGCGGGTCCGCGCGCTGGCTCGAGAGGGGGGGCCGGGGGCCGAGAAGCCGGGGGGGAGGAGGAGAAAGACGCGCGGGGCCCGCCACGGGGGGGAGGGACGGGGGCCGCGGCGGGCAACGGAGCACGGGGGTGCCTGAACGGGAATCAGCGCGTGCTTGTCGGGTGTGGCGTCGGGGCGCGCGGGCACGGGCAGGACGAGGACGCGCTCGTTGGGGGAGCCGAGGGTACGACAGAGAGTGAGAGGAGGGTGGACCCCCGGGACCGCTCGGCACGGGGCGGGGCGCGGGGCGTTGAGGTGCGGGGATCCTAACCAGGACGGGGGAGGGTCGATCGCCCCGCGGGCGGCCCTACTTCGGCTGCAGCAGCTTCTCTCCGGTCTCCTCGACCACCCGTCGCTTCCAGGCTTCCGGGTAGCCGGGATGGTCGGGCGGTTTCGGGAACCCCCACTCGTTGCGCTCGAAGCGCCCGTCGCGCTCCTTCTTGACGTTGCCGTCGATGTACTTGACGAGGAGATAGCGGAACAGCTCCTCCCACCGCCGGACCGTCCCGGCGGCGACGGCGGACGAATAGTCGGTGAGGAGCTCGCGGGCACGCGCGGGCTCCCGCTCGAAGAGGGAACCTGCCGCCGCGTCGATGGCCGGGACCTGGGCGAGGTGCTTCGTCTCCAGCTCCTGCTGCACCCGGCGCACGTCCTGGCTCATCAGGTCGTAGCGCAGGTACGAGAAGTTCGCGACCTTGCTGAACGTCCAGAAGGCCGCGGTGTCGGAGTACGCGAGGAGGTCGCCGTTCCCCTCGGCGAGGCTCTCGGGGACGCGGGTGATCCCGCAGTACATCGGCATGTAGACGGTGCTCGCCGCGTCGTCGACGCCGAACCACATGATGCCGCCGATGGGTGCGGGGAGCCACTTGCGCATCTGGGCGATGTACGAAAAGCCGGTCTGCTGCGTGGCGGTGGCGCGCTCGTTGACGTACGTCTTCCCCTCGAGCTCCCAGGTGAGGGGCCGCCAGCGATAGGGGAGACCGAACGGGCCGGCGCCGGTGTCGAGGCGCATGTCGAGAGGAGTCCCCTCGAGGTGATCGCGCTTGGCGGCCATCAGGTCGGCCACCGACACCTTGCGGTCAGGCTTCACCCAGAGAGGGAGCCTGTTGGCGAGGTCCTTCCCCTTCACGTGGTCGAGATAGGAGTCCATTCCGGTGCAGAGGCCCTTGAAGAAGCTCCAGACCCGCACCTCGCAGAAGCGGGCGGCGCCGAAGTCCATCGGGGCGTAGGCGTCGGCGAAGCGGAACTCCTCGTCCCGGCCGGTGAAGTACCCCTTTCGGCGGGCGAAGTCGACGACGTCGTGGGAGTAGACGACCTCCACGCGCGGGTCGGAGAGCCTCTCGAGGTGACGGGAGCTGATCGACGTCGACCCGTTCTCGAGAGGGAAGGCGGTGATCCGGGCGTGGTTCGCGTGAGCGGAGACGTGGCCGTCGGGGATGCGGATCGCCACCCAGACCGCGCCCTTGTCGCGGTTCAGCTGTTTCCCGCTCTTCCTGTCGAGGACGAGGTCCGTTCCCTTGCCGATGATCTCCATGATCCAGACCTCGTCGGGGTCTCCGATCGAGAACGACTCGCCGGTGCTCGCGTAGCCGTGCTCGGCAACCAGCTCCGCGATGATCCGGATGGCGTCCCTGGCGGTGCGCGCGCGGTCCATCGAGAGGAACATGAGGCTGCCGTAGTCCACGACCCCGGTCTTGTCCTCCAGCTCCTTTCGGCCGCCGAACGTGCTCTCGCCGATCGCCACCTGGTTTTCGTTCATGAATCCGATCACGTTGTAGGTCTTTGCCGCCTGGGGGATCTCGCCGAGCGGCCGGGCGTCCCCGCGGTCGAACAGCTTGACGGTAGTCCCCGCGGGCCAGGTGCCCCCCCGGCGCAAGTACAGCTCGCCGTAGCGCACGTGCGAGTCGGCGGAGTAGGTGACCATCGTGGAGCCGTCCACCGAGGCGCCGCGCGTCACCAGGAAGTTCGTGCACGCCTCGGCCGGGCGCGGGGTCGCCAGGGACGCGAAGGCGCAGACGACGGACAGCGCGATCCGGCCGCGGCGGAAGGACGGACGGGAAGGACGGGTCTTCATCGCGAGAGGCTAGCATCCGGCGCCCGCGGCGAGGCGGGCCCGCCGGCGATGGAGGCCTCTCGCCGCTTCCTTCTGGGGGGGTGGGGGGGGCGGCGGGGGGGGGGGGGGGGGGGGCCGCGGCCCCCCCGGCCCCGGGGCCGGGCCCGGCGCCGGGGGGGGGGGGGCCGGGGCGGCGGGGGGCGGGGCGGCGGCGCCGCCGCTGCGGCGGGGGGGGGGGGCGGGGGGGGGGGGGGGCGGGGGGGGGGGGCCCCGCCCCCCCCCCGCCCCCGGCGGGCGGGCGGGCGGCCGGGGGGGGCGGGGCGGGGCGGGGGGGGGGGGGGGGGCCCCGCCCCGGGGGGGCGCGGGCGGGGGGGGGGGGGGGCCGGGGGGGGGGGGGGGGCCCGGGGGGGGGGGGGGGGGGGGCGGGGGCGCCCGGGGCGGGGGCCAGGCCCACCCCGCCGCTGCGGGGGGGGGGGAGGCCCAAAAGAAGGGGGGCGGGAGGGGGGGCGGGGGGCCCGGGGCGGGGGGGGGGGGTCCTCAGCCTCCGCGATTGCCGAACGCGCACCGGCTTCCGCCTCGCGCGAGGCGCGCCCGGGATGCCGCGAAGTCCTTCCAGACGGGATCGGCTGCAACCTCGTGACACGGGAGACAAGCTCCGACGGCGAGCGCCCGCCGGAGCTCTTTCGCGTCGAGAGAGCGCAGGCCGACACGCGTGCCGGCGCCGGGGTGCTCGGCGTCGAGATGCGTCCAGGCGTCCGATGCCATTCGAGGCTCGTTTGGGGCTGACGCCGCGGGCCGGAACGCGGGCCGGGAGCCCGTGAGCGACAGCGTCCCCGTACCGAGGCCGAGGGCCCAGGGTGAGAGATGGCAGCTCTCGCAGGTGCGCGCCTTCTTTCCGGTGGCGTGCGGGTCGAACGAGGAGTAAAGGCGCCGGGAGGCGCGCGGCCCTCCCGCGGCCGTCGCGTCGAGGTCCATGACCATTCCGGGCATCGCCGGAGCGACACGGCCGTCGGCGCGGACGGCGAGGGCGGGCGGCCGGGCGTCGTAGCCGTCCGAGGTTTCGACCCAGCGGCCGGCCGTCGCCGCCGAGCGCGCGAAGTCCCACTGCGTCCCGTCGGATTCGAAACGCGTGTGGCAGGTGGAGCAGGTGGGAGCCCAGGCCGCGTGGCAGGAGCTGCACGTCAGCCGCTCGTGACCGGGGAGTACATGGTTCGGGTCGATCGGCGTTTGCTTCGTCACGAGGGCGACGCCCTGGCCCTTTCGGAGCGTGACCCAGCCGGAGCCCGAGGGGCGGAGGTTCCAGACCGGGGTGCCGCGGCGGCCGAGGCGGACGCGCTCTTCCGGCGGGCGCGTCTCGCCGCGCTGCCGGAGGAGGTCTCGCGAGATCGGGTCCGTCACCTCGCCCCACGTCGTCTCTGCACCTTCACGGACTCCGAGAACAGGACCGTGGCACGCCTCGCAGGTGATCTCGACCTGGTCCTCGGAGTGCTCCCACGCGCGGCCGTCGCCCATCAGGTCGGTGTGGAGGTGGCAGTCGATACACGAGAGGCCCGCGAGGCGGTGGACGTCGGCCTCGGCGCGGCAGGCGGGGCGGCCGTCGTGCAGCGAGGTGGCGGCGGCGCCGCAGGCGCCGGCCTGGTCCTTCTCCACCTCGTAGAGGCCCTCGTAGGTGAGGGCGATCCGGCCGCTCCGGCTGTGGCAGCCGAGGCAGCGGTCGTCGGTGACGCGGGCGTCGACGGCGGGGTGCGGGCGCGGGACGGCGCCGGGGAGCCTGCGTGCGACGTGGCAGGAGGCGCAGCCGCTGCCGTTGCCGAGGATGGCATCGTCGCGGTTCTCGCGCAGGGTGTGGAGGTGGCAGCCGGCGCAGAGCTTGCCGAGGTGCCGTTCGGCGGGGGTGGGGTCGGCCTTCGCGAGCGTCTCGACCATCGACGTCGCGCCGCGCGGCTCGGGAATCTCGCCGAAGGCCCACCGGTTGACGGAGACGATGCCGCTCGCGCGCGCCATCAGCGATGTCGACACGCGCCGGGCCTCGCGGACGTGGCAGCCGACGCGGCCGCACGTGCGCGAGACCGTGCGGAGCGCGCCCGGCTCGGGCTCCATGCCGGCATGCGCACGCTTTTTCTCGAAGGCCAGCTCGTTGCCGAGGTGGCAGGACGAGCAGCCGACGGCGGCGCGCGCGTGGGCGCCGCCCGGGTCTTCCTCGGGCCGCACGTGACACGTGACGCAGCGCTCGACCGTCCCGCCGGCGCGGCCGGGCCCGCGGCCGAGCCCTGCCTCCCGCTGCCCTTCGCGGCCGAGGGCGGCGAGGAGCCCGGCGAGGGCGAGGAGGAGGAGAGCGACGAGCGACCGCGTCCGGAACATCAGCGCGCGGCGAGGAGGAGCCGGACCGTGAAGGCGAGGTAACCCGCACTCCAGGCGGCGGCGACGGCGAGGAGCGTCGTGCGCAACCGCCCGTCGACGTGCCTTACGAGGCCGACGGCGGCGAGGAGGAGGAGCGGGAGGAGCCAGCCCGCGGCGACGGGGAGGTGGAGGAGGGCGCCCTGGAGGCCGAGGAGGTACCACGGACCCAGCAGGAGCGCGCCCGCCGGGGCGATGGCGGGGCCGAGGGAGACGGGGAAGAGCCCCGCCGCCGCGAAGCTCCCGAGCGCCGCGAGGACCGTCGAGCGCAGGTCGGGAGCGAGAGTCTTGCCGTGCTCGGCGGTCAGGAGCCACGCGAGGAGGGTGAAGGTGCCGGCGTGGTGGAGGGCGACCGGGGCCAGGTCCGAGCCGGGGACACCGACGAGGAGCGCCGCGAGCGCGCGGCCGACGACGGGAATCGACG
The genomic region above belongs to Holophagales bacterium and contains:
- a CDS encoding C69 family dipeptidase, which codes for MKTRPSRPSFRRGRIALSVVCAFASLATPRPAEACTNFLVTRGASVDGSTMVTYSADSHVRYGELYLRRGGTWPAGTTVKLFDRGDARPLGEIPQAAKTYNVIGFMNENQVAIGESTFGGRKELEDKTGVVDYGSLMFLSMDRARTARDAIRIIAELVAEHGYASTGESFSIGDPDEVWIMEIIGKGTDLVLDRKSGKQLNRDKGAVWVAIRIPDGHVSAHANHARITAFPLENGSTSISSRHLERLSDPRVEVVYSHDVVDFARRKGYFTGRDEEFRFADAYAPMDFGAARFCEVRVWSFFKGLCTGMDSYLDHVKGKDLANRLPLWVKPDRKVSVADLMAAKRDHLEGTPLDMRLDTGAGPFGLPYRWRPLTWELEGKTYVNERATATQQTGFSYIAQMRKWLPAPIGGIMWFGVDDAASTVYMPMYCGITRVPESLAEGNGDLLAYSDTAAFWTFSKVANFSYLRYDLMSQDVRRVQQELETKHLAQVPAIDAAAGSLFEREPARARELLTDYSSAVAAGTVRRWEELFRYLLVKYIDGNVKKERDGRFERNEWGFPKPPDHPGYPEAWKRRVVEETGEKLLQPK